From the Tripterygium wilfordii isolate XIE 37 chromosome 6, ASM1340144v1, whole genome shotgun sequence genome, one window contains:
- the LOC120000029 gene encoding protein PHOSPHATE-INDUCED 1-like has product MASFAYSLLLFQLVIVISLFNFSSAARRLTQDQDPSSIFQYHNGPLLTGKISINLIWYGKFKPSQRAIVSDFITAVSSTHPTTTNQPSVSTWWKITDKYYHIAKTPNSLSFSLDKQILYENYSLGKSLTTQKIVQIASKGSHRDAINVVLTASDVTVDGFCSSRCGTHGSSMGGSQAKRSKFAYIWVGNSETQCPGQCAWPFHQPIYGPQSPPLIAPNNDVGMEGMVMNLANLLAGTATNPFGNGFFQGPKEAPLEAASACPGVYGKGSYPGYAGELLVDQTSGASYNAYGVNGRKYLLPALFDPVSSTCSTLV; this is encoded by the coding sequence ATGGCCTCTTTTGCCTACTCTCTGCTTCTGTTCCAATTAGTGATTGTCATCTCTCTGTTTAATTTCTCCTCTGCAGCGAGGAGACTCACCCAAGACCAAGACCCTTCTTCAATCTTTCAATACCACAATGGTCCTCTTCTTACTGGCAAAATCTCAATTAACTTGATCTGGTACGGCAAGTTCAAGCCATCTCAACGTGCAATCGTCTCTGATTTCATCACCGCCGTTTCTTCCACCCATCCCACCACAACAAACCAACCCTCTGTTTCCACCTGGTGGAAAATCACTGACAAATACTACCACATCGCCAAGACTCCTAATTCTCTATCGTTTTCATTAGATAAACAAATTCTTTATGAAAACTACTCTCTGGGCAAATCCCtcacaacccagaaaattgtGCAGATTGCATCAAAGGGATCGCATAGAGATGCTATCAATGTCGTTTTGACGGCATCGGATGTAACTGTTGACGGGTTTTGCTCTAGCAGATGCGGGACACATGGATCGTCCATGGGCGGTTCTCAAGCCAAGAGATCTAAGTTTGCTTACATTTGGGTTGGGAACTCGGAGACACAGTGTCCAGGCCAATGCGCGTGGCCTTTTCACCAGCCCATTTACGGTCCACAAAGCCCACCACTGATTGCTCCAAATAATGATGTGGGCATGGAAGGTATGGTAATGAATTTGGCTAATCTTCTGGCTGGGACTGCTACGAACCCATTTGGGAATGGGTTTTTCCAGGGACCAAAAGAGGCTCCACTAGAGGCTGCATCGGCTTGTCCTGGTGTTTATGGAAAAGGGTCTTATCCTGGCTATGCTGGTGAATTGTTGGTGGATCAAACGAGTGGTGCAAGCTATAATGCATACGGTGTTAATGGAAGGAAGTATTTGCTTCCCGCTCTGTTTGACCCTGTATCCTCAACCTGCTCCACTTTGGTCTAa